The Penicillium digitatum chromosome 6, complete sequence genome has a window encoding:
- a CDS encoding Mss4-like, giving the protein MPLSGHCLCKAVTYTVDIDAPLITAYDHCDDSQRQSGSTYSLIAVASLSTVSSALSVVLRSPTTLMLLPKSLPPRPALPRHWVKQHLKPDTEIWTVSKLPFCQESLDHSFKHMPV; this is encoded by the exons ATGCCTCTCTCGGGACACTGCCTTTGCAAGGCCGTCACGTACACCGTGGACATTGACGCGCCTCTAATCACTGCCTATGATCACTGTGATGACAGCCAACGCCAGAGTGGCTCGACCTACT CGCTTATCGCCGTC GCCTCGCTGTCCACCGTATCTTCTGCTCTGAGTGTGGTTCTCCGATCGCCCACGACCCTGATGCTGCTCCCGAAATCATTGCCCCCAAGGCCGGCACTCCCTCGACATTGGGTTAAGCAGCACTTGAAGCCC GACACCGAGATCTGGACTGTCAGCAAGCTTCCTTTCTGCCAGGAATCTCTGGACCACTCGTTCAAGCACATGCCGGTGTAA
- a CDS encoding Sucrose/H+ symporter, plant, translated as MSNQDTNQEAWQYHQEVDEETPLIHSPTIEPYSVFTPTQKRFIILTAALASSFSPLSANIYYPALNSIAEDLLVSPSQINLTITTYMICQGLAPLMTGSLADQAGRRPAYILCFVIYIFGSVALALQHSFLALLALRAVQSCGSSGTVALASAVAADIITSAERGMYMGFTSLGNILAPSIGPILGGILSKYLGWEAIFWFLAIAALFFFVLLLLFFPETCRGVVGNGSIPVFGWNRAICSYLRTTTAVSPPEPSVPRRRVNLPNPCSTLHLLSHRPVGLVLLANGVVFSSYYAVTAGIPALFHKVYDLNELEIGLCFIPAGLGSLFSATANGVLADWNYRRTRRNAGQTVHRNQKQDILGFPIEQARLQVGLPMTVLAAISIVAYGVLIPLKPPLLVVLVVVFVICFCITAAYNVMNILIVDLYYETPATAMAANNLVRCFLGAGAAATVNPLIQRMGVQWTYCFVSSALALTSPILGIVYTRGWEWRKKQAETAAQLRIGHERM; from the exons ATGAGCAATCAAGATACCAACCAAGAAGCGTGGCAGTATCATCAGGAGGTCGACGAGGAAACACCTTTGATCCATTCTCCCACCATTGAGCCATATTCCGTCTTTACGCCAACACAGAAACGCTTTATTATTCTGACAGCGGCACTGGCTTCGAGCTTTTCGCCTCTATCTGCTAATATCTACTACCCGGCGTTGAATTCCATCGCGGAGGACTTACTAGTCAGTCCATCTCAAATCAATCTGACGATCACGACATATATG ATATGCCAGGGCCTCGCTCCACTGATGACAGGATCTTTGGCAGACCAGGCTGGTCGTCGACCTGCGTACATTCTTTGTTTCGTGATTTACATATTTGGGAGCGTTGCTCTGGCTCTACAACACAGCTTTCTGGCACTCCTAGCTCTTCGTGCCGTCCAGAGCTGCGGGAGTAGCGGGACAGTGGCCCTTGCATCCGCAGTCGCCGCCGACATCATCACATCTGCTGAGCGAGGTATGTACATGGGCTTTACTTCGCTAGGAAACATTCTTGCTCCATCCATCGGGCCGATCCTTGGCGGTATTTTGAGCAAGTACCTAGGCTGGGAAGCGATCTTCTGGTTCCTTGCCATTGCAGCcttattttttttcgtctTACTACTGCTGTTCTTCCCCGAAACGTGCCGTGGAGTTGTCGGTAATGGCTCGATTCCGGTCTTCGGATGGAATCGAGCCATTTGCAGTTATTTGCGGACAACCACCGCTGTTTCCCCCCCTGAGCCAAGTGTGCCGAGGAGGCGCGTGAATCTCCCCAATCCCTGCTCAACCCTGCATCTGCTTTCCCACCGACCAGTGGGACTAGTGCTTTTGGCAAATGGAGTGGTATTCAGCAGCTACTACGCAGTTACAGCTGGAATCCCCGCACTCTTCCACAAAGTCTATGATCTCAATGAATTAGAGATTGGCCTATGCTTCATTCCTGCAGGGCTAGGGTCATTGTTCAGCGCAACTGCCAATGGAGTATTAGCCGACTGGAACTACCGACGGACTCGACGTAACGCCGGTCAGACGGTACACAGGAACCAAAAGCAGGACATCCTTGGATTTCCCATCGAACAAGCGAGGTTGCAGGTTGGCCTGCCAATGACA GTACTTGCAGCTATCTCAATCGTTGCTTACGGGGTACTGATACCCCTGAAGCCACCACTCCTGGTTGTACTTGTTGTGGTGTTTGTAATTTGCTTTTGTATTACGGCGGCATACAACGTAATGAACATTCTGATCGTCGACTTGTACTACGAGACACCTGCCACCGCGATGGCTGCCAATAACCTTGTTCGCTGTTTCCTGggtgctggtgctgcagCCACGGTGAACCCTCTGATCCAGCGGATGGGCGTGCAATGGACATATTGTTTTGTATCGAGCGCATTGGCGTTGACAAGTCCGATTTTGGGCATTGTTTATACTAGGGGCTGGGAATGGCGCAAGAAACAAGCCGAGACTGCTGCACAACTGAGAATTGGACACGAGAGAATGTAG
- a CDS encoding Seed maturation protein encodes MNSRQVMSFDIPTVAEIQLAAERGQRITQEDVSAISQAESALTGRGPSRGGPAATAQSLSMRQMNFENKVAEVSRKPSSAISLDDAEEIQATEGRAFNQPPGVGYISAQVRSIADGNDALGLTAAADVPAYITKDDARDAQHAEATVYGGQNPRGGMAAQMQSAADKIDNARRGNYGSY; translated from the exons ATGAATTCACGTCAAGTTATGAGTTTTGATATTCCTACCGTCGCCGAAATCCAGCTCGCTGCTGAGAGGGGCCAACGCATCACACAGGAGGATGTTTCGGCCATCTCGCAGGCCGAAAGCGCGCTGACTGGACGAGGACCTTCTCGGGGCGGACCGGCTG CAACGGCCCAAAGTCTTTCGATGCGGCAGATGAATTTTGAAAATAAGGTTGCAGAGGTATCAAGGAAACCATCCAGCGCAATCTCGCTAGATGATGCAGAGGAAATCCAAGCCACAGAG GGACGTGCATTTAACCAACCACCGGGAGTGGGTTATATATCCGCTCAGGTTCGGTCGATCGCTGATGGTAACGATGCCTTGGGACTTACAGCTGCAGCGGATGTGCCCGCATACATCACCAAGGATGATGCCCGGGATGCACAACATGCCGAGGCTACTGTCTATGGCGGTCAGAATCCTCGGGGAGGAATGGCAGCTCAGATGCAG AGTGCAGCGGACAAGATCGACAATGCCCGACGAGGCAATTATGGCAGCTATTAA
- a CDS encoding Protease inhibitor I4, serpin yields the protein MEGVPKKGKKACTMCRQQKARCDVWRDESIPCSRCRKRNLECTIDDSFTREHKRRRYIALEHENEQWRQQLRTSQQLNPDSVPNFLSTAATELGIQAGLKSDVQLNVSQDLPLAYPQYHLAPAVTTPGVMTEGNDLTKPRSLKNVSVAGGEINDLYQLFFRHYASFLPVLDAQTKPNSYYTQSPFLFWAVISVASRSYSRNPTLHTALAQEVTELAFLSVLSTCAPWYTIQGLLLLLTWPFPKENRPDVTFPLSGMLLHLAMQNGFHIPMSSHEFSRGKIPASSDLDMARRSELWAHCVLVYQRSCVIKGQSPRNLVSSAQDTIQRQVLFDKIAPHLVQKLRCQEVVGKCSEAVLENGVRAMSLDQELALDILLQKYEGEVDDIALQAVVGNERYHLLLCRMAIQSFHFFKNQTLVSSGCLPRLVVTACNLVDYVQALADRMGSLFMAPVQISFGLLLASMSLLRILKSDYASSGLDTSRAQASFFATINLAKQMSTDRSDTAAKMITVLNQLWNSSKAFRKADGSEYTALRIRSRLILSQILDAVWWWRDEYDPNTRAKMQFTESAESVSRTNALPGAEVARAIMGTDPAGGPVGEILQNVGPLQGEFQINEDYFTNFEWLSDEIFPFPPDSSLANNLP from the exons ATGGAGGG GGTGccgaaaaaaggaaagaaggCGTGTACCATGTGCCGCCAGCAAAAG GCTAGATGCGATGTCTGGCGGGATGAGAGCATACCATGTTCCCGATGCCGCAAACGCAATCTTGAGTGTACCATAGATGATAGCTTCACAAGAGAGCACAAGCGTCG CCGATACATTGCCTTAGAACACGAGAACGAGCAGTGGCGCCAACAACTACGGACCTCCCAGCAGTTGAACCCCGATTCCGTGCCGAATTTTCTGTCCACGGCGGCAACGGAACTCGGGATACAGGCTGGACTGAAGTCTGATGTTCAATTAAACGTTTCGCAGGATTTGCCGCTAGCCTATCCCCAATATCATCTTGCGCCAGCGGTCACCACACCGGGTGTGATGACGGAAGGGAAtgatctgacaaagcccCGTTCACTGAAAAACGTTTCCGTTGCAGGCGGAGAGATCAACGATCTGTACCAATT ATTCTTCCGCCACTATGCCTCGTTCCTCCCTGTCCTCGATGCGCAGACCAAGCCGAATTCCTACTACACGCAGTCTCCATTCCTGTTCTGGGCTGTCATCAGCGTCGCCAGTCGGTCATATTCCCGAAACCCGACTTTGCACACTGCCCTGGCCCAGGAGGTTACAGAACTGGCATTTCTATCAGTCTTGTCAACGTGTGCGCCATGGTATACCATTCAAGGACTGCTGCTCCTGCTGACTTGGCCATTTCCCAAGGAGAATCGTCCAGATGTGACATTTCCTCTTAGCGGAATGCTTTTGCATTTAGCAATGCAAAATGGGTTTCATATCCCGATGTCGAGCCATGAATTTTCTCGAGGGAAGATCCCGGCGTCATCCGACTTAGACATGGCCCGGCGCTCGGAACTCTGGGCTCATTGTGTGCTTGTGTATCAACG ATCTTGTGTGATCAAAGGGCAGTCTCCGCGAAATCTAGTCAGTTCAGCACAGGATACCATCCAACGCCAAGTGCTATTTGATAAGATTGCTCCACATCTGGTTCAGAAACTCAGATGCCAGGAGGTCGTTGGGAAATGCAGCGAGGCAGTTCTGGAGAATGGAGTTCGTGCCATGTCGCTGGATCAGGAGCTGGCACTCGACATTTTGCTGCAGAAGTATGAGGGGGAGGTAGACGACATCGCATTGCAGGCAGTAGTCG GCAACGAGAGGTACCACCTTCTTCTTTGCCGTATGGCAATCCAAAGCTTCCAttttttcaaaaatcaaaCACTCGTCTCTAGCGGATGTCTTCCACGTCTTGTCGTCACCGCCTGCAACTTGGTAGACTATGTACAAGCCTTAGCGGATCGTATGGGTTCTCTCTTCATGGCACCTGTTCAAATAAGCTTCGGTCTACTCTTGGCTTCGATGTCGCTGTTGCGGATTCTGAAAAGCGATTATGCCTCCAGCGGACTCGACACAAGCCGTGCCCAGGCCTCTTTCTTCGCCACCATCAATCTAGCAAAGCAAATGTCCACCGACAGAAGCGATACAGCTGCTAAAATGATCACGGTTTTGAATCAACTCTGGAATAGCAGCAAGGCATTCCGCAAAGCCGATGGCTCGGAATACACCGCACTTCGGATTCGCAGTCGCCTGATCCTCAGTCAAATTTTGGACGCTGTCTGGTGGTGGCGTGATGAATATGACCCCAACACGCGCGCTAAAATGCAATTCACGGAGTCTGCTGAGAGCGTTTCCCGAACTAACGCCCTTCCGGGTGCCGAGGTAGCGCGTGCTATAATGGGAACAGATCCCGCTGGGGGGCCTGTTGGGGAGATTCTTCAAAATGTGGGTCCTCTGCAAGGAGAGTTCCAGATTAACGAGGATTACTTCACAAACTTTGAGTGGCTGAGTGATGAGATTTTCCCATTTCCTCCGGATTCGTCGTTGGCAAACAATTTGCCGTGA
- a CDS encoding Citrate synthase-like, core produces MSTGTLFIRDSRTNAKYEIPINRNAVCATDLQGICASSLHSNRADQVTHGLRVYDPGLQNTAVTASAISFSDHEHGLLLYRGYTLEQLWGCDFEEMFHLLLWGSYPTPTQCEELRQRLAHYMKDVPDIVRQTIFNLPEMCSKATSPLPLILAGLSAHLACLPDVIPATTNPTIYQTDIKRADQIILQTVAGYAVVFGAVRSHRLGLPWRSPSLHQTYYENLFTMAGLVDPETNYPDLRGISCFRRFGNLNAEHGMALTAFSSIVTASSLTDPVSCLISALAAAHGPLHFGATESAQRALRDIGEPKNVPAFIEEVKAGKQKLFGYGHRTYKGMDPRVRPIQSILKDLIHINQPLLKVAEAIEDAAAKDDYFVSRGLYPNADFYGNFVFTGIGFEPDLIPAAMLAHRIMGIMAHWREYMVTRGKLFRPVHLYTGNVEPASDPIPKI; encoded by the exons ATGTCGACTGGCACTCTATTCATTCGCGATTCGCGTACTAATGCGAAATATGAAATCCCAATCAACCGGAATGCAGTATGTGCGACCGACCTTCAGGGCATTTGCGCGTCTTCACTCCACAGCAATCGTGCAGACCAAGTTACCCATGGATTGCGTGTCTATGATCCTGGATTGCAAAACACAGCCGTGACAGCGTCAGCTATCAGTTTCTC TGACCATGAGCATGGTCTACTTTTGTACCGAGGGTATACCCTGGAACAACTCTGGGGGTGCGACTTTGAAGAAATGTTCCATCTACTGCTATGGGGGAGCTATCCTACACCAACGCAATGCGAAGAGCTACGCCAGCGGCTGGCGCATTATATGAAAGATGTCCCCGACATCGTGCGCCAGACTATCTTTAATCTTCC GGAAATGTGCAGCAAGGCGACCAGCCCACTGCCGTTGATTCTAGCCGGCCTTTCAGCTCATTTGGCCTGTTTACCCGATGTGATCCCAGCGACCACAAATCCGACGATTTACCAAACGGACATCAAACGGGCGGACCAAATAATCCTACAAACGGTTGCTGGCTATGCTGTTGTCTTTGGAGCCGTAAGATCCCACCGGCTAGGCCTTCCCTGGAGGTCTCCATCTCTCCACCAGACCTACTACGAGAATCTATTCACAATGGCCGGTCTTGTAGACCCAGAGACAAACTACCCAGATCTTAGAGGCATATCCTGCTTCCGCAGATTTGGAAACCTCAACGCCGAGCACGGAATGGCCTTAACAGCCTTCTCATCTATAGTAACCGCCTCATCACTAACTGACCCGGTGTCTTGTCTGATATCTGCCCTGGCTGCCGCCCACGGACCCCTACACTTTGGTGCAACAGAGTCTGCCCAAAGAGCTCTCCGCGACATTGGAGAGCCAAAGAATGTCCCGGCATTCATTGAAGAAGTAAAAGCCGGGAAGCAAAAATTATTCGGCTACGGCCATCGCACTTACAAGGGGATGGACCCACGCGTACGTCCCATCCAAAGTATTCTCAAGGATTTGATCCACATCAATCAACCGCTATTGAAAGTCGCCGAAGCGATCGAGGATGCTGCTGCGAAAGACGATTATTTTGTTTCGCGGGGCTTGTATCCCAATGCGGACTTCTACGGTAACTTTGTGTTTACTGGAAT TGGCTTTGAGCCTGATCTTATTCCCGCGGCAATGCTAGCTCATCGTATTATGGGTATCATGGCGCATTGGAGAGAGTACATGG TTACTCGTGGCAAGCTTTTTCGACCTGTTCATCTCTACACGGGAAATGTAGAGCCAGCATCAGACCCCATACCAAAGATATAG